Proteins encoded in a region of the Bombyx mori chromosome 21, ASM3026992v2 genome:
- the LOC732999 gene encoding proteasome beta 3 subunit, with product MSILAYNGGAVVAMKGQDCVAIATDKRFGIQAQTVSTNFPKVFQMGPTLYVGLPGLATDTQTVFQRLKFRMNLYELKENRMMRPKTFSAMLSNLLYERRFGPYFIEPVIAGLDPYDNQPYVCNMDLIGCPNEPEDFVVSGTCSEQLYGMCEALWEPNLKPDELFETISQALVNAADRDAISGWGAVVYIIEKDKITEKHVKTRMD from the exons ATG TCGATACTAGCGTATAACGGGGGTGCGGTAGTCGCCATGAAGGGCCAAGACTGTGTGGCCATCGCTACGGACAAGCGGTTTGGTATACAAGCTCAAACAGTATCAACCAACTTCCCAAAAGTATTCCAAATGGGACCCACATTGTATGTAGGCCTTCCCGGTCTCGCGACTGACACCCAAACTGTATTTCAGAGACTGAAATTTAG AATGAACTTGtatgaattaaaagaaaacagaATGATGCGGCCTAAAACATTCTCAGCGATGTTGTCAAACTTATTGTATGAACGACGTTTCGGCCCTTACTTTATTGAACCTGTCATAGCTGGTCTAGATCCCTATGATAACCAACCTTATGTCTGTAACATGGACTTG ATTGGTTGCCCAAATGAACCTGAAGATTTTGTGGTATCGGGCACCTGTTCTGAACAGCTGTATGGTATGTGTGAAGCTCTCTGGGAGCCCAACTTGAAGCCAGATGAACTCTTTGAGACAATCTCACAG GCTCTGGTGAATGCGGCAGATCGTGACGCCATCTCCGGTTGGGGTGCCGTTGTTTACATCATTGAAAAAGACAAGATCACTGAGAAACACGTCAAGACTAGGAtggattaa